One Deinococcus sedimenti DNA window includes the following coding sequences:
- a CDS encoding TerC family protein, with protein MFGLERPPITPEFWAILGTLILLEGLLSADNALVLAVMVRHLKGDLQRKALAYGIGGAVVLRILGVLLASYILEYWWLRAFGAAYLAYLAISHFLKHRSTEDEADANAKGRGFWATVVLLNLTDLAFSVDSILAGVALIPRGMPREQGLTIVVIGGIIGLILMRIAATVFLKLLNKYPAFDHVAYALVGWIAVKLGLETLEAAHEIFPAVPYWHMPTPIFWGVMAAIGIIGSFLATRQPAMSDEAAEAKADAVVQEIDETVADASDGRIDGR; from the coding sequence ATGTTCGGGCTGGAAAGGCCCCCCATCACGCCCGAATTCTGGGCGATCCTGGGCACCCTGATTCTCCTCGAAGGTCTGCTCTCGGCCGATAACGCCCTGGTGCTGGCCGTCATGGTCCGCCACCTCAAGGGTGACCTGCAACGCAAGGCGCTCGCCTACGGCATCGGCGGGGCGGTCGTCCTGCGCATCCTGGGCGTGCTGCTCGCCAGTTACATCCTCGAGTACTGGTGGCTGCGGGCCTTCGGCGCGGCGTACCTCGCGTACCTCGCCATCTCGCACTTCCTGAAGCACCGCAGCACCGAGGACGAGGCCGACGCGAACGCCAAGGGCCGCGGCTTCTGGGCGACCGTCGTGCTGTTGAACCTCACGGACCTCGCGTTCAGCGTCGACTCGATCCTCGCGGGCGTCGCGCTGATTCCCCGCGGCATGCCGCGCGAGCAGGGCCTGACCATCGTCGTGATCGGCGGGATCATCGGCCTGATCCTCATGCGGATCGCGGCGACCGTGTTCCTGAAACTCCTGAACAAGTACCCCGCGTTCGACCACGTCGCCTACGCGCTGGTCGGCTGGATCGCCGTGAAACTCGGCCTGGAGACCCTGGAAGCCGCGCACGAGATCTTCCCCGCCGTGCCCTACTGGCACATGCCCACCCCGATCTTCTGGGGTGTCATGGCCGCCATCGGCATCATCGGCTCGTTCCTCGCCACCCGTCAGCCTGCCATGAGCGACGAGGCTGCCGAGGCGAAAGCCGACGCCGTCGTCCAAGAGATCGACGAGACGGTCGCCGACGCCAGCGACGGCCGCATCGACGGCCGCTGA
- a CDS encoding 2,3-bisphosphoglycerate-independent phosphoglycerate mutase: protein MSDLLDTIRDLAKPTDSKILMVVLDGVGGLPLDTNGDTELAAANTPNLNALAAQSQLGQVELVGAGITPGSGPGHLSLFGYDPLKYIVGRGALSAVGIGVKLGAGDVAVRGNFATLGADRIVQDRRAGRPSDEKNAEIVAKLKAAIPDIDGTPVEIYTESEHRFVVVFRANGGSPLGANLSDVDPQATGVQPMTAQAHDDASQKTADLVNAFVQRAETALKDETQVNGVLFRGYSDVPHFPSFDAAYQLKAACIASYPMYKGLASLVGMDVLTVEGEEDALDGKVQALRDNWSKYDFFYFHVKKTDSTGEDGDFKAKVKKIELFDQLLPQLLALNPDVIAIVGDHSTPSKLATHSWHPVPLLIRSNYGRRDLAQRYTEDEALKGSLGLRKGTDLMPLLMANALKLNKYGA, encoded by the coding sequence ATGAGCGACCTTCTGGACACCATCCGCGACCTCGCCAAACCGACCGACAGCAAGATCCTGATGGTCGTCCTCGACGGCGTGGGCGGCCTGCCCCTCGACACGAACGGCGACACCGAACTCGCCGCCGCCAACACCCCCAACCTCAACGCGCTCGCCGCGCAGAGCCAGCTGGGGCAGGTCGAACTCGTCGGCGCGGGCATCACCCCTGGCAGCGGCCCCGGCCACCTCAGCCTCTTCGGGTACGACCCCCTGAAGTACATCGTCGGACGCGGCGCCCTCAGTGCCGTCGGCATCGGCGTGAAACTCGGCGCGGGCGACGTCGCCGTGCGCGGCAACTTCGCCACCCTCGGCGCGGACCGCATCGTGCAGGACCGCCGCGCGGGCCGCCCCAGCGACGAGAAGAACGCCGAGATCGTCGCCAAACTCAAGGCCGCCATCCCCGACATCGACGGTACGCCCGTCGAGATCTACACCGAGTCGGAGCACCGCTTCGTGGTCGTCTTCCGCGCGAACGGCGGCAGCCCCCTCGGCGCGAACCTCAGCGACGTGGACCCCCAGGCGACCGGCGTGCAACCCATGACCGCCCAGGCCCACGACGACGCCAGCCAGAAAACCGCCGACCTCGTCAACGCCTTCGTGCAGCGCGCCGAAACCGCCCTCAAGGACGAGACGCAGGTCAACGGCGTCCTCTTCCGCGGGTACAGCGACGTCCCCCACTTCCCCAGCTTCGACGCCGCCTACCAGCTCAAGGCCGCCTGCATCGCCAGCTACCCCATGTACAAGGGCCTCGCCAGCCTCGTCGGCATGGACGTCCTCACCGTCGAAGGTGAAGAAGACGCCCTCGACGGCAAAGTCCAGGCGCTGCGCGACAACTGGAGCAAATACGACTTCTTCTACTTCCACGTCAAGAAAACCGACAGCACCGGCGAGGACGGCGACTTCAAAGCCAAAGTCAAGAAAATCGAACTCTTCGACCAGCTGCTCCCCCAGCTCCTCGCGCTGAACCCCGACGTCATCGCCATCGTCGGCGACCACAGCACCCCCAGCAAACTCGCCACGCACTCCTGGCACCCCGTCCCCCTGCTCATCCGCAGCAACTACGGCCGCCGTGACCTTGCCCAGCGCTACACCGAAGACGAAGCCCTGAAAGGCAGCCTCGGCCTGCGCAAAGGCACCGACCTCATGCCGCTCCTCATGGCCAACGCCCTAAAACTCAACAAGTACGGCGCGTAA